One Halopelagius inordinatus genomic region harbors:
- a CDS encoding DsrE/DsrF/DrsH-like family protein codes for TAEDETKKMSIIATKGTLDMAYPPLILASTAAAFGYEVTVFHTFWGLDILHEERSKNLKLSSVGNPNMPVPNIVGALPGMDRMTTTMMAKRIEDNDTATIEELIETSLDMGVEFQACQMTIDLMDYDEHDFYDGVTTGVGAATAIQDMADADIQLLV; via the coding sequence CACGGCCGAGGACGAGACGAAGAAGATGAGCATCATCGCGACGAAGGGGACGCTCGACATGGCGTATCCGCCGCTCATCCTCGCCAGCACCGCCGCCGCGTTCGGCTACGAGGTGACCGTCTTCCACACGTTCTGGGGACTCGACATCCTCCACGAGGAACGCTCGAAGAACCTCAAGCTCAGTTCCGTCGGAAACCCGAACATGCCCGTCCCGAACATCGTCGGCGCGCTCCCCGGCATGGACCGCATGACCACGACGATGATGGCGAAGCGAATCGAGGACAACGATACCGCGACCATCGAGGAACTCATCGAAACCAGCCTGGATATGGGCGTGGAGTTTCAGGCGTGCCAGATGACCATCGACCTCATGGACTACGACGAACACGACTTCTACGACGGCGTCACCACCGGCGTCGGCGCGGCCACCGCCATCCAAGACATGGCCGACGCCGACATCCAACTCCTCGTCTGA
- a CDS encoding DUF302 domain-containing protein: MDYTIQCRADGSFDDVVERTISELEAEGFGVLCDIDVQATFEKKLDEDFRQYRILGACNPQLAYQGLEDEIELGALLPCNVIVYEEDDGSVVVSAVEPAQLVGITGNSDLESISAEVSNRFERVIESL; this comes from the coding sequence ATGGACTATACAATACAATGTCGAGCCGACGGATCGTTCGACGACGTCGTCGAGCGGACGATTTCGGAACTCGAAGCGGAAGGGTTCGGCGTCCTCTGCGATATCGACGTCCAAGCGACGTTCGAGAAGAAACTCGACGAAGACTTCCGGCAGTATCGGATTCTCGGGGCCTGCAACCCGCAGTTGGCCTATCAGGGGCTGGAAGACGAAATCGAGTTAGGCGCGCTTCTCCCGTGCAACGTTATCGTCTACGAGGAAGACGATGGGTCGGTCGTCGTGAGCGCGGTGGAACCGGCGCAACTCGTCGGCATCACCGGAAATTCGGACCTCGAATCGATCTCTGCGGAGGTCTCCAACCGATTCGAGCGCGTAATCGAGTCGCTGTGA
- a CDS encoding histidine kinase N-terminal 7TM domain-containing protein — protein MGFAPGLPTWVLLAVSVINVGIAAIALRRREVRGAVPFAVIMVFVSLYAFGAAVRAASVTLSAYRIGTTIKYAGILALGPTQLWFGLIYTGRNSLLDRRHWALLLVWPVTVFVLVVTAPAHDLLWTVDGFIRGPPLATIERVDTPLVGLTIAYEYALILVTYALIALVGINRGGRYRVQVALMLTGGIVPLAGSMVLLDGGNPAAALDPAAFAYTITGIVFAIALFRFDLLDLVPVARHTLVDEMVDPVFVVNVDGRVVDVNMAGIELLDDEERQVIGRSAADVIPAYGSLKDCNDDSDTDVTIEIDDTLQFFDISRTVLTDRTGTEIGWLFIYRDVTERHIVKERFKRLIERSSDMVAVLDENRTITHVSQSIEEILGYEPDELIGENVAERIHPDDQADIVEGLSENVDEPGYISTYRVRFRNCDGEWRVIEVRARNLLDDPFVEGIVLNSRDVTEKQRQKRKLMRQNERLDQFAGIVSHDLRNPLNVAIGHLDILEADVGDNGSIETIDRQLDRMQDIIDDSLTLARSGEAVTETKSVDLETIGRDAWETVDTGGATFAVTETLQLECDRNRLLNVFENLFRNSVEHNDSADLTVRVGRLDEGHGFYVEDTGTGIPEEKREGVFEQGYTTSRDGTGFGLAIVTDIVQAHGWQISLTDGDDGGARFEIDCDEVLVEKRTQMA, from the coding sequence GTGGGATTCGCACCAGGACTACCGACGTGGGTTTTACTCGCCGTCTCCGTTATCAACGTCGGAATTGCTGCGATCGCTCTTCGCCGACGGGAGGTGAGAGGCGCGGTCCCGTTCGCCGTGATAATGGTCTTCGTGTCGCTCTACGCGTTCGGGGCCGCCGTTCGGGCAGCAAGCGTGACCCTGTCGGCCTACCGGATCGGTACCACGATCAAGTACGCCGGGATTCTCGCACTCGGACCGACTCAGCTTTGGTTCGGGTTGATATACACCGGGAGAAACTCGCTTCTCGATCGGCGCCACTGGGCGCTGTTGCTCGTTTGGCCGGTCACCGTCTTCGTACTCGTCGTGACTGCGCCAGCGCACGATCTGTTGTGGACCGTAGACGGGTTCATTAGGGGGCCGCCGTTGGCGACGATAGAGCGCGTGGATACTCCGCTCGTTGGGTTGACCATCGCGTACGAGTACGCGCTGATACTCGTGACGTACGCGCTCATCGCGCTCGTCGGAATCAACAGAGGCGGACGATACCGCGTCCAAGTCGCACTGATGCTGACCGGGGGGATAGTTCCGCTCGCGGGTAGTATGGTGCTCTTAGACGGTGGTAACCCAGCGGCGGCGTTGGACCCGGCAGCGTTCGCGTACACGATTACCGGAATCGTCTTCGCGATCGCGCTGTTTCGGTTCGACCTGCTCGATTTGGTCCCCGTCGCGAGGCATACCCTCGTCGACGAGATGGTCGACCCGGTCTTCGTCGTCAACGTCGACGGCCGGGTCGTCGACGTGAACATGGCCGGTATTGAACTCCTCGACGACGAGGAGAGACAGGTCATCGGGCGGTCCGCCGCCGACGTGATTCCCGCCTACGGGTCGTTGAAGGACTGCAATGACGACTCCGATACCGACGTGACCATCGAGATCGACGACACGTTGCAGTTTTTCGATATCAGCCGGACGGTGTTGACCGACCGGACCGGAACGGAGATCGGGTGGCTGTTCATCTACCGTGACGTCACAGAGCGCCACATCGTCAAAGAGCGGTTCAAACGGCTCATAGAGCGGTCTTCGGACATGGTTGCGGTACTCGACGAGAATAGAACGATAACGCACGTCAGCCAGTCGATCGAAGAGATACTCGGCTACGAACCCGACGAACTGATAGGCGAAAACGTCGCCGAACGCATCCACCCCGACGACCAAGCGGATATCGTCGAAGGGCTATCGGAGAACGTCGACGAACCCGGATACATCAGCACGTACAGGGTGAGGTTCCGTAACTGCGACGGCGAGTGGCGAGTGATCGAGGTGCGAGCGAGGAACCTCCTCGACGACCCGTTCGTCGAGGGTATCGTTTTGAACTCCCGCGACGTGACCGAAAAGCAGCGACAGAAACGAAAGCTGATGCGGCAGAACGAACGGCTCGACCAGTTCGCCGGAATCGTCTCTCACGACCTCAGAAACCCGCTGAACGTCGCTATCGGTCACCTCGACATCCTCGAGGCGGACGTCGGAGACAACGGCTCCATCGAGACAATCGACCGTCAACTCGATCGGATGCAGGACATCATCGACGATTCGCTCACGCTCGCTCGGTCCGGTGAGGCGGTGACCGAAACGAAATCGGTCGATCTCGAAACGATCGGCCGTGACGCGTGGGAGACCGTGGACACGGGGGGGGCGACGTTCGCGGTCACGGAGACTCTGCAACTGGAATGTGACCGCAATCGCCTCCTCAACGTATTCGAGAACCTGTTCCGAAACAGCGTCGAGCACAACGATTCGGCCGATCTGACCGTCAGAGTCGGTCGCTTAGACGAAGGGCACGGGTTCTACGTCGAGGATACCGGTACGGGCATCCCCGAAGAGAAACGCGAGGGGGTGTTCGAACAGGGGTACACGACGAGTCGGGACGGAACGGGGTTCGGTCTCGCAATCGTCACGGACATCGTTCAGGCCCACGGGTGGCAGATTTCGCTCACGGACGGCGACGATGGAGGAGCGAGGTTCGAAATCGACTGCGACGAGGTTCTGGTCGAGAAACGAACCCAGATGGCTTAA
- a CDS encoding PAS domain S-box protein — MSQMDGGSSDAIHVLYVNGDADFAELARTKLLTSSSEFEVTTAATAETALDRLSTAAVDCVVSSYSLPDGTGISFLERLRSEREELPTILFTGRGNEQIAGEATRAGISDYIPIRADQDSFGLLARRIRTLVEAARKKSIADRISDRFQRTLERATDAIYAVDDEWRVEYMNEKMAERVGRDPDAVIGSTLWEEFPSIVGTEIEDRYRTAMRTGEPVSFEQRLEDPSDSWIEIRVFPDDDGLTVFSRDITTERKREEKLERSEAILENIHDIVFVVDEERTIDFANGAARRLISGNQSAQIAGRRLETVVGDRISEADTERFSKAVDSTFDEMTGDGGLTGLYDADLQLDITAGSDERTFDVRVTPFRNGASRHALVVARDVTEQSKAKRQLERERDALRELQTVMAESGVSAEARLEELLKVGCRTLNLEIGIVSRVRDGDYTIEAVHAPDAEIEPGDRFDLGSTYCEKVVGEDTVCSFTDAAVDGNETHPAYCEFELESYIGVPLSVDGDRYGTVNFSSPTTRVAPFGAVERTFVELLAELVSAEISRGQDRTELERQEFLFERVQELADIGVWEYFPSMDGLDWSDGVRRIHGVDDYELSLDDAIDFYHPDDREQITEAVERAIDDGESYDLDLRVVRPDGDTRDVRAWGERVDSTRHEEPLLRGVFQDITERKAQERAYRELAEEYEALLDTSGDAIFLLDVDATGGGMSFEFARLSPGYETQTGLTTEAVRGQTPQEVFGDERGAQLDANYARCAKKREPISYREELDIGDDARFWDTSLAPVIVDGEIVRIVGIARNVTEQVEREHDLETTNRRLESLIEATPLTVMEVDADGTVTRWNDEAENMFGWSREEVLGEFNPMVPDDQHAEFTSHRQRALSGERIRGKEIQRETKGGEQLNLLLSVAPISNPDGEITSILAVLENITEQKQLEQKLRSLQRTSQCLSRAQSSDEIGNIALEAAVDILGFELTGIWEYSGKTDTLVPLASSAATEELLGELPRLEAGESLARKAFEASELRIYDDLRAEVGLGGSDSALKSGLFVPLGEFGLVAVGTSSERTFSGTDTDLFQILGATVEAAFARANREAELQRQNERLDEFASVVAHDLRNPLSVAIGFLDVVEETGDLEHLSRIESAHDRMERLIDDLLTLSRGETTITDTEQTDLVAVTTEAWGYVDTADATLTVTDAVPTVAGDGSRLTQLFENLFRNAIEHGGEDVTVTVGQLPDGDGFYVEDDGDGIPPAKRQKVFEHGVTTNAGGTGFGLSIVADIAKAHGWTVRVTDGSDGGARFEFATAE, encoded by the coding sequence ATGAGTCAGATGGATGGGGGTAGTTCCGACGCGATTCACGTCCTCTACGTGAACGGCGACGCTGACTTCGCCGAGTTGGCGCGGACGAAGCTTCTGACCTCCTCTTCGGAGTTCGAGGTCACGACTGCCGCTACCGCGGAAACCGCGCTCGATCGGCTATCGACCGCTGCTGTCGATTGTGTCGTCTCCTCCTACTCACTGCCGGACGGAACGGGCATCAGCTTCCTAGAGCGACTCCGATCCGAACGGGAAGAACTGCCGACGATCTTGTTCACGGGACGGGGGAACGAACAGATAGCCGGCGAGGCGACGCGAGCGGGTATCTCCGATTACATCCCGATCCGTGCGGACCAGGATAGCTTCGGGTTGCTCGCGCGCCGCATTCGAACGCTCGTCGAGGCGGCCCGAAAGAAATCGATCGCCGACCGGATCTCCGATCGGTTTCAGCGCACGCTCGAACGGGCGACTGACGCGATCTACGCCGTCGACGACGAGTGGCGAGTCGAGTACATGAACGAGAAGATGGCAGAACGTGTCGGCCGCGACCCGGACGCCGTCATCGGTTCCACACTCTGGGAAGAGTTCCCGTCGATCGTCGGAACGGAGATCGAAGACCGATACCGAACCGCCATGCGGACCGGCGAACCGGTGTCTTTCGAACAGCGCCTGGAAGATCCGTCCGACTCCTGGATCGAGATACGAGTCTTCCCGGACGACGACGGCCTCACCGTCTTTTCGCGCGACATCACTACGGAGCGGAAGCGAGAGGAGAAGCTAGAGCGCAGCGAAGCGATCCTCGAAAACATCCACGACATCGTGTTCGTCGTCGACGAGGAGCGTACGATCGACTTCGCGAACGGAGCCGCGAGACGGCTGATATCCGGGAACCAGTCGGCTCAGATCGCGGGCCGACGGTTAGAGACGGTCGTGGGCGACCGTATCAGCGAAGCCGATACGGAGCGGTTTTCGAAGGCTGTCGACTCGACGTTCGACGAGATGACGGGCGATGGTGGCCTCACGGGGTTGTACGACGCGGACCTACAGCTCGATATCACGGCGGGGAGCGACGAACGGACGTTCGACGTCCGCGTCACGCCGTTTCGGAACGGGGCGAGTCGTCACGCACTCGTCGTCGCTCGCGACGTTACAGAACAGAGCAAAGCCAAACGACAGTTGGAGAGAGAGCGTGACGCGCTCCGAGAACTTCAGACCGTCATGGCAGAGAGCGGTGTCTCGGCCGAGGCGCGCCTAGAGGAGCTTTTGAAAGTCGGCTGCCGGACGCTGAATCTCGAAATCGGAATCGTCTCACGGGTTCGAGACGGCGATTACACGATCGAGGCAGTGCACGCGCCGGACGCTGAGATCGAACCCGGAGATCGGTTCGATCTCGGATCGACCTACTGCGAGAAGGTCGTAGGCGAGGACACGGTCTGTTCGTTCACGGACGCAGCCGTCGATGGAAACGAGACGCACCCCGCCTACTGCGAGTTCGAGTTAGAGTCGTATATCGGCGTGCCGCTCTCCGTCGACGGTGACCGCTACGGAACGGTCAACTTTTCGAGCCCGACGACGCGAGTCGCTCCGTTCGGAGCGGTCGAACGAACGTTCGTCGAACTACTAGCGGAACTCGTGAGCGCCGAGATATCGCGGGGTCAGGACCGAACCGAACTCGAACGTCAGGAGTTCCTGTTCGAGCGAGTCCAAGAGCTCGCAGATATCGGCGTCTGGGAGTACTTCCCGTCGATGGACGGCCTCGACTGGTCCGACGGCGTCCGCCGGATTCACGGCGTCGACGACTACGAACTGTCTCTCGACGACGCGATCGACTTTTACCACCCCGACGACAGGGAGCAAATCACCGAGGCGGTCGAACGGGCGATCGATGACGGGGAGTCCTACGACCTCGACCTCCGAGTGGTTCGACCCGACGGTGACACCCGCGACGTTCGAGCGTGGGGGGAACGCGTCGACAGCACACGACACGAAGAGCCTCTGCTTCGGGGGGTGTTTCAAGACATCACGGAGCGGAAAGCGCAGGAACGCGCATACCGAGAACTCGCCGAAGAGTACGAGGCCCTGCTCGACACCTCCGGCGACGCGATATTCTTGCTCGACGTCGACGCGACGGGCGGGGGGATGTCGTTCGAGTTCGCTCGGCTCAGTCCCGGATACGAGACGCAGACCGGACTCACGACCGAGGCGGTTCGAGGACAGACGCCGCAGGAAGTCTTCGGTGACGAACGAGGCGCGCAACTCGATGCGAACTACGCTCGATGCGCGAAAAAACGCGAACCGATCTCCTACCGCGAAGAGCTGGATATCGGCGACGATGCGCGGTTCTGGGATACGAGCCTCGCGCCCGTCATCGTCGACGGCGAAATCGTCCGTATCGTCGGCATCGCTCGGAACGTGACCGAACAAGTCGAACGAGAGCACGACTTGGAGACGACGAACCGGCGGCTCGAATCGCTGATCGAGGCGACACCCCTCACCGTCATGGAAGTCGATGCAGACGGCACCGTCACCCGCTGGAACGACGAGGCCGAGAACATGTTCGGTTGGTCTCGGGAGGAGGTACTCGGCGAGTTCAATCCGATGGTCCCGGACGACCAGCACGCGGAGTTTACGTCTCACCGACAGCGCGCCCTCAGCGGCGAGCGGATTCGTGGAAAAGAGATACAGCGAGAAACCAAAGGCGGCGAGCAGTTGAATCTGCTCTTGTCCGTCGCCCCGATCAGCAACCCCGACGGGGAGATAACGAGCATCCTTGCGGTGTTAGAGAACATCACCGAACAGAAACAGCTAGAGCAGAAACTCCGCTCGCTTCAGAGGACTTCCCAGTGCCTCAGTAGGGCACAGTCGAGCGACGAAATCGGGAACATCGCTCTCGAAGCAGCCGTCGATATTCTCGGGTTCGAACTCACCGGAATTTGGGAGTATTCCGGCAAAACCGACACGCTCGTTCCACTGGCTTCGAGCGCAGCCACGGAAGAACTGCTCGGCGAGTTGCCGCGATTGGAAGCCGGAGAGAGTCTGGCTCGGAAGGCGTTCGAGGCGTCCGAGTTGCGTATCTACGACGATCTCCGCGCCGAGGTGGGACTCGGCGGGTCCGACAGCGCTCTCAAGAGCGGCCTCTTCGTTCCTCTCGGCGAGTTCGGACTCGTCGCGGTCGGAACGTCCTCCGAGCGGACGTTTTCGGGCACGGACACGGACCTCTTCCAGATTCTCGGTGCGACCGTCGAGGCGGCGTTCGCGCGTGCGAACCGCGAAGCGGAACTGCAGCGACAGAACGAACGGCTCGACGAGTTCGCCAGCGTCGTCGCCCACGACCTCCGGAATCCGCTGTCGGTCGCCATCGGCTTTCTGGACGTCGTCGAGGAGACGGGCGACCTCGAGCATCTGTCTCGGATCGAGTCGGCGCACGACCGCATGGAACGGTTGATCGACGACCTCCTCACGCTCTCGCGCGGCGAGACCACGATCACCGATACGGAGCAGACCGACCTCGTGGCGGTGACGACGGAGGCGTGGGGGTACGTCGATACCGCCGACGCGACGCTGACCGTAACTGACGCAGTTCCGACAGTGGCCGGCGATGGAAGTCGGTTGACGCAGTTGTTCGAGAACCTCTTCAGAAACGCGATCGAACACGGGGGTGAAGATGTCACGGTCACCGTCGGGCAGTTACCGGACGGTGACGGGTTCTACGTCGAGGACGACGGTGACGGGATTCCACCAGCGAAGCGCCAAAAGGTGTTCGAACACGGTGTCACCACCAACGCAGGCGGGACTGGCTTCGGACTCTCGATCGTGGCAGACATCGCCAAAGCGCACGGCTGGACCGTTCGCGTGACGGACGGCTCCGACGGCGGCGCGCGGTTCGAGTTCGCGACAGCCGAGTGA
- a CDS encoding DUF2270 domain-containing protein, with translation MNSDSNSDDDTGDRSEATARAHVGAGLLDEEMGPSSAMAHLYRGEVHRMKFWRERLDRTTNWAVIVIAALLTWTFSSPSHPHYIILVGVATLTVFLGIEARRYRGYDIWRTRVRTIQENVWAYGLDPDGGLADENWRTDLGGDYRTPTLKVSAEEAVAHRLRRIYLPIFLVLLVAWSIRITAFASEPWTETAAIGAVPGPVVVGLVAVFYAGATAVAFRPRTWHAKGELRTEDLRKRR, from the coding sequence ATGAACTCGGACTCGAACTCGGACGACGATACCGGCGACCGCTCGGAAGCGACGGCCCGCGCACACGTGGGTGCGGGTCTTTTAGACGAAGAGATGGGACCCAGTTCCGCGATGGCCCACCTCTACCGGGGCGAGGTTCACCGGATGAAGTTCTGGCGCGAACGCCTCGACCGCACGACTAACTGGGCGGTCATCGTGATCGCTGCGCTCCTCACGTGGACGTTCTCCAGTCCCTCTCACCCACATTACATCATCCTTGTCGGCGTCGCCACGCTCACGGTCTTTCTCGGCATCGAAGCGAGGCGCTATCGGGGCTACGACATCTGGCGAACGCGCGTCCGGACGATCCAAGAGAACGTCTGGGCGTACGGGCTCGACCCCGACGGCGGACTCGCCGACGAGAACTGGCGAACTGACCTCGGAGGCGACTACAGGACGCCGACCCTCAAGGTTTCAGCCGAAGAAGCGGTCGCGCACCGTCTGCGACGCATCTACCTTCCCATCTTTCTCGTCTTGCTCGTAGCGTGGAGTATCCGAATCACCGCGTTCGCGTCCGAACCGTGGACCGAGACCGCCGCGATCGGGGCCGTTCCGGGGCCTGTCGTCGTCGGACTCGTCGCGGTCTTCTATGCCGGTGCGACCGCCGTCGCGTTCCGGCCGCGGACGTGGCACGCGAAAGGAGAACTGCGGACCGAAGACCTCCGAAAACGCCGGTGA
- a CDS encoding multicopper oxidase family protein: protein MTGREPSRRRRFLRLLGGIGTSALAGCSGLGASTSEGPTPAVTPRSAPSAPADTTAALRARPGAAHPAADASEDSWLYDGEYPGPELRVAEGEILEVELANDLPAETTIHWHGVPVSNGMDGVPNVTQQPVEAGGSFTYKFRAEPAGTYFYHSHAGLQLDRGLLAPLIIEERDPHVTYDREYTIVADDYLDGAPRPLSDADSARGPMGGGGPGRTGDGPGGRGGMGADERPPYAGLLLDGRFPSDPRTYTVREGERVRLRFVNASSATAFRVQVAGHPLTVTHADGRPVEPVTVDSFVFGSGERYDAVVEAESPGTWEIRATAIDGDEPPAKATLSYDGRNPSGPTTAPSSDGRRLSYGDLRAVSPLDGIGGSPDRTFDLTLSAGGRSNRWLIDGQAYPDADPLSVREGEHVRVRMMNRSPVLHPMHLHGHFFQVGDAVKDTVVVPGHMGEVTFDFVADNPGDWLFHCHNLYHLDAGMARVVQYE, encoded by the coding sequence GTGACCGGTCGGGAACCATCTCGCCGCCGCCGGTTTCTCCGGCTGTTGGGCGGAATCGGGACGAGTGCGCTCGCTGGGTGTTCCGGTCTCGGTGCTTCGACTTCCGAGGGTCCTACACCGGCAGTAACCCCCCGCTCGGCCCCCTCAGCTCCGGCCGACACGACCGCCGCGTTGCGGGCGAGGCCGGGAGCGGCCCACCCGGCTGCGGACGCGTCGGAAGATAGCTGGCTCTACGACGGAGAGTACCCTGGCCCCGAACTCCGGGTAGCCGAAGGCGAGATACTCGAAGTCGAACTGGCCAACGACCTCCCGGCGGAGACGACAATTCACTGGCACGGCGTTCCCGTCTCGAACGGGATGGACGGCGTTCCGAACGTCACGCAACAGCCGGTCGAGGCTGGTGGCTCGTTCACGTACAAATTCCGGGCGGAACCGGCGGGGACGTACTTCTATCACAGCCACGCCGGTCTTCAACTCGACCGTGGGCTTCTCGCACCGCTGATCATCGAGGAACGCGACCCCCACGTGACGTACGACCGCGAGTACACTATCGTCGCCGACGACTACCTCGACGGAGCGCCACGACCGCTCTCGGACGCCGACTCTGCTCGGGGACCGATGGGGGGCGGTGGCCCCGGCAGGACGGGCGACGGTCCCGGTGGGAGGGGTGGGATGGGGGCCGACGAACGGCCGCCGTACGCCGGACTTCTCCTCGACGGACGCTTCCCGAGCGACCCCCGGACGTACACCGTTCGCGAGGGCGAGCGAGTTCGGCTTCGGTTCGTCAACGCCAGCAGCGCGACCGCCTTCCGCGTTCAGGTCGCGGGGCATCCGCTAACCGTCACACACGCGGACGGACGCCCGGTCGAACCGGTGACCGTGGACTCGTTCGTCTTCGGGTCCGGCGAACGCTACGACGCGGTTGTCGAGGCCGAGTCTCCGGGAACGTGGGAGATACGCGCGACTGCTATCGACGGCGACGAACCGCCGGCGAAGGCGACTCTCTCCTACGACGGCCGCAACCCCTCCGGCCCGACGACTGCGCCGTCGTCGGACGGACGACGACTGTCGTACGGTGACCTCCGGGCAGTTTCGCCGCTGGACGGGATCGGCGGGAGCCCGGACCGAACCTTCGATCTGACGCTCTCTGCGGGCGGTCGGTCAAACCGGTGGTTGATCGACGGACAAGCGTACCCCGACGCGGACCCGCTTTCCGTCCGGGAGGGAGAACACGTCCGAGTCAGGATGATGAACCGCAGTCCCGTCCTCCACCCGATGCATCTCCACGGACACTTCTTCCAGGTCGGGGACGCGGTCAAAGACACGGTCGTCGTCCCCGGTCACATGGGCGAGGTGACGTTCGACTTCGTCGCCGACAACCCGGGCGACTGGCTCTTTCACTGTCACAACCTCTATCATCTCGACGCGGGAATGGCCCGAGTCGTACAGTACGAGTAA
- a CDS encoding serine hydrolase domain-containing protein, with the protein MPSPLSRRAFLSRSAAVGAGTAVAESGLARGESATAQQNSLESLVDDAADRALTNHDAGGVTVAVVDGDTVLTNGYGHAFRSEGVPVRADETLFRVGSVSKVATWTAAMQLLDGNRIEADASVDSYLDAVDIPRTYDRPITLEHLATHTPGFEVRSRGDSVRSPEYVRPLAESVSTDVPTRVRPPGELPQYTNYAAALAGQLVADVTGRRFGTYLAESVFEPLGMTESTFDPAPPELVPADDTSVEDVVSFYSDVAPASGLHTTGTDMARLLRAHLNGGVVDGERILSASAVAEMHRQWYTPHEEIDGMAFGLFEEFCGGTRLVRHGGSVPQFASEFALIPTEGVGLFVVAHGDDASEAKQEVVDAVLDRFAPVEPTGNALSPSGTPDRADELAGRYRSVNTTDNATSEKLVFGLLTSRPIDVQVTDDGRLLTHQGDSTDEWVEVEPLVFEHVQEDSTLLFRDDGGTVTHLLDGLSAYEKVAYHERLSVQGWLAAIATVTALTGLVGWPMARGWRRFRGGDSPPSSAIRARWMAGAGVAGLALFVVVLAGVVVATASMEGPTLFNRPPSWLWVVFLVPTAGAVVTVGAVGYAARAWYRSEWSLASRVHYSAVVGAAAVLYWLLHYWNLLAV; encoded by the coding sequence ATGCCCTCCCCCCTCTCGCGACGAGCGTTCCTATCGCGGTCCGCCGCCGTCGGCGCCGGAACCGCCGTTGCGGAAAGCGGTCTCGCGCGCGGCGAGTCGGCGACTGCGCAGCAGAACAGCCTCGAATCACTCGTCGACGATGCGGCCGACCGCGCGTTGACGAACCACGACGCAGGCGGCGTAACGGTCGCAGTCGTCGACGGCGACACCGTCCTCACGAACGGCTACGGCCACGCGTTTCGGAGCGAAGGCGTCCCGGTCCGAGCCGACGAGACCCTCTTTCGCGTCGGGTCCGTCTCGAAAGTCGCCACGTGGACGGCGGCGATGCAGTTGCTCGACGGGAACCGAATCGAAGCGGACGCGTCCGTCGATAGCTACCTCGACGCTGTCGACATCCCGCGGACGTACGACCGGCCCATCACGCTCGAACACCTCGCTACTCACACCCCCGGATTCGAGGTCCGAAGTAGAGGTGATTCGGTACGGAGTCCCGAGTACGTCCGTCCCCTCGCCGAATCGGTTTCGACGGACGTACCGACACGCGTTCGGCCACCGGGCGAACTTCCCCAGTACACCAACTACGCCGCGGCACTCGCGGGACAGTTGGTAGCGGACGTGACCGGACGCCGGTTCGGAACGTACCTCGCCGAGAGCGTCTTCGAACCGTTGGGGATGACCGAGAGCACGTTCGACCCGGCCCCGCCTGAACTCGTCCCCGCCGACGACACGTCCGTCGAAGACGTCGTGAGCTTTTACTCCGACGTCGCGCCCGCGTCCGGACTCCACACGACCGGGACCGACATGGCGCGTCTGCTTCGAGCGCATCTGAACGGAGGCGTCGTCGACGGAGAGCGAATCCTCTCTGCGAGCGCCGTCGCGGAGATGCACCGGCAGTGGTACACCCCCCACGAGGAGATAGACGGGATGGCCTTCGGCCTCTTCGAGGAGTTCTGCGGCGGGACTCGCCTCGTCCGACACGGGGGGTCCGTCCCGCAGTTCGCCAGCGAGTTCGCACTGATACCGACAGAGGGAGTCGGTCTGTTCGTCGTCGCTCACGGCGACGACGCGTCGGAGGCGAAACAGGAAGTCGTCGATGCAGTCCTCGACCGGTTCGCACCGGTCGAACCGACCGGGAACGCTCTCTCTCCGTCCGGAACGCCGGACCGAGCAGACGAACTCGCCGGACGGTATCGGTCGGTGAACACGACCGACAACGCCACCTCCGAGAAACTCGTCTTCGGTCTCTTGACGAGCCGACCGATCGACGTGCAAGTCACCGACGACGGCCGACTGCTAACCCACCAAGGAGACAGCACCGACGAGTGGGTAGAGGTCGAACCACTCGTCTTCGAACACGTCCAGGAGGATTCGACGCTGCTGTTTCGCGACGACGGCGGCACCGTGACACATCTGTTGGACGGACTGAGTGCTTACGAGAAGGTCGCCTATCACGAGCGGTTGTCGGTACAAGGGTGGCTCGCGGCTATCGCTACCGTGACGGCACTCACCGGACTCGTCGGTTGGCCGATGGCACGCGGATGGCGTCGATTCCGCGGCGGCGATTCACCACCCTCCTCTGCGATTCGTGCCCGATGGATGGCCGGAGCAGGTGTCGCAGGACTCGCGCTGTTCGTCGTCGTCCTCGCCGGTGTCGTCGTCGCGACTGCGTCCATGGAGGGGCCGACACTGTTCAACCGCCCTCCGTCGTGGCTGTGGGTCGTGTTCCTCGTTCCGACTGCGGGTGCCGTCGTGACTGTCGGAGCAGTTGGGTACGCGGCACGCGCATGGTATCGGAGCGAGTGGTCCCTCGCCTCGCGTGTCCACTACTCCGCGGTCGTTGGGGCGGCCGCCGTCCTCTACTGGCTTCTCCACTACTGGAATCTGCTGGCCGTCTGA